The genomic interval GGTCGATCCGGAAGATTTTCTCTGGAGCAAGGAGGGAATTGCCGAGGGGAAGGGCAGCGGACTGACCTGGGTGAGCGTGCCGATCAGTCCGGCCGGACGCCTGCGCATCCTGGAAGGCGTGACGCCGCCGGGGTTGACGGCGGGAACGGTGACCTACCGGGCCCGTGTGGCGATCCAGTCGAATCCGGCAGCCTACGCCGTGTTCGTTTCACGGGGACAGGAGCTGGCCCGCGCTTCGGCAGGCGTGGTCTTTCCGGATCCGGAGAGTCCGGTCGCGCGGGCCACGGAGGTAACCTTCACGCAGGCGCTGGCCACGGCCACACCGCTGGAGCTGGAGATGACGCTGACGAACCCCGGCGGCGATCCACGGGCGGCGCTCGAGTGGCTGCGCGTGTTCTACCCCATGCGTCTGGTGGCGACCGACGGCTACCTGCGCTTTTTCACGCCGCCGGGACAGACCGGCACCTTCGAATTCCTGCTGGAAGGCTTTGCCGAAACGCCGCAGGTGTGGGACGTGACCGAGCCGGGCACCGTTCACCGACTGGAAGTGCAGGCGACGTCCGGCGGGTATCGGGTGCAGGTGGTCTGCAACGATCCGGAACGTCCCCGTGAGCTGGTGGCCTTTACACCAGGTGCCGTACGTCCGCTCGATCCGTCCGGTGCCCGCCGCGTGCCCAGCCAGAATCTGCACGGCATCGACTTTTACCCGGACCTGGCCATTGTCACAGCCGATACGTTCCGCGTCTATGCCGAACAACTGGCCGAACACCGGCGCGGCCAGGGGCTGCGTGTGGTGGTGGCCACCGTCGAGCAGATCTACAACGAGTTTTCGGGCGGCGTGCCCGACATGCGCGCCGTACGCGACTACCTGAAGTTCCTCTACGACCGGGCGCCCGACGAATCGTCGCTCCTGCGCTACGCACTGCTTTTCGGCGACGGGCACTACAACTACCGGGAGCTCTGGCAGAAGCCGACGCTGAAAAACTGGGTGCCGCCCTACGAGACGGTCGATTCCTACCACCCGATCAACTCCTACACGAGCGACGACTACTTCGGATTGCTCGACGACGACGAAGGGCTCTGGCCGGACTACGGCGCCGGCGCCTACAGCACGGAGCGGCTGGATCTGGGCATCGGCCGCCTTCCGGTGCAGACGCCCGAAGAGGCGCAGCAGGTGATCGACAAGATCTTCCGCTATGAAAGCCCGGCCACCTACGGCCCCTGGCGCATGCGCTACACGTTCGTGGCCGACGACGGCCCGACCGGCGTAGCCGCGCAGCAGAACGACCTGGACCTGCACGTGCAGAACATCGACGTGGTGGCCGAGGAAGTGAAGCAGTACTTCCCGACCATCGACGTGCAGAAGATCTATGCCGTGTCCTACCCGCGCGTGTTCATGGGCATCTGGCGCATTCCCGACGCCCGGCGCGACATCCTGCGCGCGCTGGAAGAAGGCACGCTGGTGATCAACTACAGCGGACACGGCAGCAGCGACGTGCTGGCGCAGGAAGAGATCTTCACCAGAGACGACGCGGCCGCGCTGACCAACCGCGATCGCCTGGCCATCTTCATCACGGCCACCTGCACCTGGGGCCGCTGGGACATGACCGAGGCGCAGAGCGGCGGCGAGGTGCTGCTGCTGAATCCCAATGGTGGCGCCGTGGCCGTCTTCAGCGCCGTGCGGCTCGTTTACACGTCGGCGGATACGAGCGTACTGAACGTGGGCCTGAATCGCATGCTCAACAAGTACCTGTTCCGGCCGGAGGCGGACGGACAGATGCCCCGGCTGGGCGATGCGCTGCGCCGCATGAAGAACACGCGGGCCGGGCTGCAGAACAACAACCGGCGCTTCAACCTGCTGGGCGATCCGACGCTGCGCATCGGCTTCCCGCATCGGCGCGTCGTCGTGGAAAGCATCAACGACCAGGCGCCGGATTCCGCCCAGCCGGTGCCCATGCGGGCGCTCGAGCGCGTGACGGTGCGCGGCTACGTACAGGACGCCGCGGGCCAGCTCGACCCCGGCTTCAACGGGGTGGCCACGCTGACCGTCTTCGACGCCGAGCGCCAGAAACCCCTGCCGTACTGGCGCTACATGCCCACGCCGTACTACCTGGTGCGGGAAGACCTGATCTGGCGTGGCCAGGTGGACGTGCAAAACGGGCGCTTCGCGGCCACGTTTGTCGTGCCCAAAGACATCCTCTACAGCAACCGGCGTGGTCGCATTTCGGCCTATGCCTACAACGCCGAGACGCACGCGGCCGGCTACACCGAGGGTTTCGTGGTGGGCGGAACGGCTGCGTCGATCCCGGACGACCGGGAAGGACCGGAAATCCGGCTTTATCTGAACGATACGACGTTCGTCTCCGGCGGACTGGTGCCGCCCAACCCGCGGCTGATCGTGCAGCTCTACGACGCCTCCGGCATCAACACGGTAGGGGCCGGGCTGGGACATGAGCTGCTGCTGATCATCGACGGCGACGAGGCGCGTGCGCAGAACCTGAGCAGCGCCTTTCGGAGCGAGCCCAACTCGTATCAGCGCGGCCGGGTGGAGTGGACGCTCACCGACCTGACGCCCGGACCGCATACGCTCACGGTGCGGGCCTGGGATGTGCTCAACAACGTCAGTACCGCCTCGCTGGACTTCATCGTCAGCGACGATAGCCGGCTCGAACTCCGCAACGTGTTCAACTACCCGAACCCGACGACCGGCCCCACGCGATTCGTCTTTGAGCACAACCAGCCGGCCGGCACGCCGGCGCGCGTGCAGCTCCGGATCTATACGCTGGCCGGACGTCCGGTGCGCACGCTCGACGGCATCGAGACGCTTCCGATCGGCGTGTTGCCGGCCAACCTGGTCATGATCCCCTGGGACGGACGCGACGAAGACCGCGACCCGCTGGCAACCGGTATCTACCTGTACCGCCTGCGGGTGGAAATAGAACGACCGGACGGCTCGCGCCAGGTGGCCGAGCACATCGACCGCTTGGCCATCATTCGCTGAACTGGCGCTGTTTTTGTTTAAACAACAGAACCTGACTGGAAAACAATGGGTTATCCTTCAAAACGAGAGCACGCTATGCGTACGGTTCAACACACACTGCGCACGTTTTGCGCACTACTGGGACTGGGATGGCTGATGGGGTGGGCACACGCGGCCCACGCGCAGGTGGGCGGTGCGGCCGTGCTGTTTCTGCAGATCGAACCCGACAGCCGGGCCGCCGGCATGGGCAATGCCGGCGTGGCCGTGGCGGACAACGCCTATGCGCTGTTCTGGAACCCGGCCGGACTGGCTTTTCAGCCTGAGGCCGTCGAGGTATCGCTCACGCACTCGAACTGGCTGCCGGAATTCAACGCCGGCCTGTACTACGAATACCTGGTCGGGCGCTTCTCGGTAGGTAAGTTCGGCAACATGGGCGCCCATGTGACGCTGCTCAACATGGGCGAGCACGAATGGCGGGATGAAAACAACAACCCGCTGGGCACCTTCCGCTCCTACGATGTGGCCGTGGGCGTCTCCTACGGCTATCCGATCAGTGAGCGGCTGGCGCTGGGCGTGGGCTTCCGCTATATCTACTCGAACCTGGCCTCGGGCATTCAGGTCGAAGGCCGCGAGACCAAGGCCGGCAAGTCCTTCGGGATGGATCTGGGCCTGCTGTACCGGACGGCTCCGTTCAGCCTGGGCGGCCAGACGAAGGCGCAGTTCTCGGCCGGCTTCAACCTGAACAACATGGGGCCCCAGATTCAGTACTCCGACGGCGCCCAGAAGGACCCGATTCCGACGAACCTGCGCTTCGGCTACGCCTTCACGATCGATCTGGACCCCTACAACCGGATCACGTTCGCCAACGACTTCACAAAGTTGCTCATCCGCGTGCGGAGCGACTCGACCGGCTCGCGGGCTGATCCCTTCTACAAAGCGATCTTCACGGCTTGGCGGCCGATCAAGGTGCGCACGAATGCGCTCAATGAAGAGGAAGCCCGGTACCGCACGCTGAGCGTCTTCGAGCAGCTTATGATCGGAATGGGTGTGGAGTACTGGTACAACCAGCTCTTTGCGCTGCGGACCGGATTCTTTTACGAGAATCCCTACAACGGCAACCGGCAGTTCCTGACGTTCGGTGCCGGCCTACGCTACAACATCCTGGGCGTGGACTTCTCCTACGTGTATGCGCTCAAGGAGAACCATCCGCTGGCCAATACGATGCGCTTTTCGCTGCTGCTGAACTTCAAAAAGTAGCAGCACAACAAAAGCGTAAAAATCAGGCGCTTGCCTTTTCGGCAGGCGCTTTTTTTATTTAGCCCATTGTTTCCTCAGGGCCTGTCTCAAGGAGGAAGCGTCATGGTGCCGCGTCTGCTGAGCTATGCGCATGCGCTGGAAGCGCGCGTTTCGGTCAACTGGATCATCAACCGCCGGGCGGATCTGCTCTGGTTCATCGGCGGGGCTCTGGCCGGCTATGCGCTGTTCTTCATGCACGCCGGTCTGGGCTGGGATATGGTTACCATCTGGTTCCTGTGGGTGGTCTTTCTCGACAGCCCGCACTTTTTCGGGACAATCAGCCGTACCTACCTGGACAAACAGGAATTCCAACAGCGTAAGAAATTACTTACCTGGAGTCTGCTCTGGTTTGCGGCCGGGCCCTTCATGATCCTGCTTTCCTGGGGGCTGTACCGACTGGGAATCGAAAACTACCAGCTTCCCTGGAAGGCGTTTCTGGTGTTTTTCGGCCTGTGGGCCTACTGGCACGTGGTGCGGCAGCACTACGGCTTCATGCGGCTTTACCAGCGCAAAAACAATGACCTGAGCCTGATCGACTACCGGATCGACAGCGCGCTGCTCTACGGCGGGTTGCTGCTGCCGTTCGTGGCTTTCGTGGTGCGCCATCCGGAAGCCCGGCGGGGGCTCGGCCTGCCTGAGGCCTTTCCGGCTTACCCGCCGTTGCCGCACGGCAGCCGGCTGGAGGCCCTGTTTGACCTGAGCTACCTGCGGGCGCTTGCCTGGGAGCACTGGGTGGTGGCGATTACGGCGGCCGCCGTCGGCACGCTGGCTATCGTGTTTGTGGCGCGCCAGCTGGTCAGGCTACGCCGGGGCGAGCCGATCAACCTGCCCAAGATTCTGTTCATGCTGGCCGTCGTGCCGCTGCACGTGTATGTGTGCTACGCGCCGGCCGTGCTGACGGCTCCGCTCCTGGCTTTCGGCGCGTTCGTGACGATCTTTCACGACATCCAGTACCACGCGATCGTCTGGTTCCACCATCGCAACCGGTATCACCGGCCGGGCGTGGACCAGCGGCAATTCGGGCTGGCGCCGAAGATCTCGCGCAACCTGCTCACCTACTTTGGCTGTGCCATTTTCTTTGCGGCGATCTTCCGGCTGCTGGGCTGCACGTTCGATGTGCATCCGGGCTGTGCGCCGTTCGTGATCACCAGCGAGGTGCCACTTTTCGGCGAGCTGCACACCGACGCGCTCCTCAAGGGCTTTCTGATCGGCTTTCCGCTGCACCACTATTTTGTCGATCAATTCATCTGGAAGCCCAGCCGGAGCAAGGAGCTGCGAAAAGACCTGAAACTCGAAGCCTGAGCCGGCGACAAGCCCGGTCCCGCCAGGGGGCCGGGCTTTTTTGCAGAATCATGAGTGGAAGGGCTTGCAATCGTGCCGGTCGTTTTGGTTCTTTGGGCATCATCCGGGAAGTAACGGCACGATGACACAATGCCCTGGTATCGCAAACTGCACTGGCAGATTCTGATCGGGCTGCTGCTGGGTCTGCTTTTCGGCTTGCTGGCCGCAGCGCAGGGATGGAGCGGGTTTGTGACGCGCTGGGTGGCGCCGTTCGGGACGATTTTCATCAACCTGCTGAAGCTGATCGCCGTCCCGCTTGTGCTGGCCTCGCTGATCGTGGGCGTGACGTCACTTTCGGACCTGAAGCGCCTCTCCCGCATCGGGGGCAAGACGATCGCCATCTACATTGCCACGACGGCCGTGGCCATCACGATCGGTCTGGTGATCGTGAACGTGCTGCGGCCCGGCCACACCGTGCCGCCCGAGATGCGCACGCGCCTGCAGGAAGCGTACGAGGCCGACGTCGAGGCGCGGGCCGAGCTGGCCGAGCAGACGCGTCAGCGGGGACCGCTCCAGGTGCTCGTGGACATCGTGCCCGAGAACGTCTTCAGTGCGGCCTCGGACAACCGCAACATGTTGCAGGTGGTCTTCATCGCGCTGTTTGCCGGGATCGGGCTGCTGCTCATTCCCGCCGACAAAGCCCGGCCGGTGATCGCTTTTTTCGACGGGGTCAACGCGCTGGTCATCCAACTGGTCGAGCTCATCATGCGTATCGCCCCGATCGGGGTCTTCGCATTGCTGGCCGACACGATCACGTCTATCGCCCGCGACAACCTGCAACAGGTCTTCGAACTGCTGGCCGCGCTGGGCTACTACAGCCTGGCGGTGGTGCTGGGGCTGGTGATCCACACGCTGGGAACTTACCCGCTGCTGCTTAAGCTACTGGCCCGCGTGCCGCTGAAAACGTTCTTTTCCGGCATCGCGCCGGCGCAGCTTGTGGCTTTCTCTACTTCGTCAAGCGGGGCCACGCTGCCGGTAACGATGGAATGTGCCGAGAAGAACCTGGGCGTATCAGAGGAGGTCTCGTCGTTCGTGCTGCCGCTGGGCGCCACGATCAACATGGACGGCACAGCGCTCTATCAGGCCGTGGCGGCCGTGTTCATCGCGCAGACACTGGGACTCGGGCTGGATCTGGGCGCGCAGCTCACGATTCTGCTGACGGCTGTCCTGGCTTCGATCGGCACGGCAGCCGTTCCCAGTGCGGGCATCGTGATGCTGGTGATCATCCTGGAGTCGGTCGGCGTGCCCAGCGCGGGCATTGCGCTGATTCTGGGCGTGGACCGCATTCTGGACATGTGCCGGACCGTAACGAACGTCACGGGAGATCTGACGGTGGCCACGATCGTGGCGGCCACGGAAGGACAACTGGCGTTGCCCGTACCGGAAACGAAAAGCGCCTCCTGACGAGCAGGTGGCGCTTTCCGGGTATCGCGTGCCGTGCGTGAATGAGGCGGAAGCTCAGTTTCGGGTCGTGTACTGCCGAAAGCGAACCCAGATGCGGCAGGCCATCTCGCTTTCGCCAAAGGGGCAGTTGAAGTGGCGGTAGGCGATCCAGCCCATGCGGTCAGAAACGACGCGCAGCCGCTGTGAGAGCTCGTCCAGCTGACGTGACAACTGTCGAAAAGCCTGGGCCATGCGTTCGTTGGGGCGTTCCATGGGCGCGTCTCCTGAAAGCTCCTCGGTGTGTCTACTCCTAATGTGCAGACGCGCCCGCGGAAAAACATGCGCTTCTGGCGCATGTCGTCGCCCGATCTCGGCGCATTTTCAGGGGCGCCGGAGGGGACGCACGCTGATTTCTCTGAAATAGACCACGTCGTCCGGCCCGTGATTCTGCAGGCCGATGTAGCCCTCCAGAGGACGCGGCCCCCGATCCGGCTCGTACCAGGCTTTCTTGGGCGGGACCGGATCGCCTTCGGTGTAGTCGGTTACCAGCACGCCGTTGACATGCACGATCGTGCGCGGGCCGTCCAGCGTGATTTCCATCACGTTCCATTCGCCGGGGTGGGAGGGACGGGCCCGGGCTTTCGTCAGCGAGTAGAGCACGCCCGTGCAGTGGTAGTCGTCGCCGTGGTCGTCGATCTGGACCTCGTAGCCGCGGTTGACGGGCATCCAGGGCTCGGTAGGCGGCTCCGGAATACGGATGAATACACCGGAGTTCTTGCCGCCCGGGTTCCTATAAACGACGCGGATGACAACGTTGCCGAACTTCCGACGCGTGTACCAGAGCAGGCCCATACCGCCTTCGGTCTTGAGCAGACCATCTTCGACGACGAAGCGCCCTTCGCCCACGTGCTCCCAGCCGTCGAGGTCTCGGCCGTTGAAGAGCGGCGTCCAGAGCGTGTCCTGTGCAAGGAGACCCGGCGTCGGTAGCAGCGCCAGTAGTAAGCCGATCAGCAGACGCATGGCATGACAGAACTGGTTTCGGGCTTAACCTACAAAAAAAGCCGGCTGCGGGGAGCCGGCCTGTAGTGCGCCCGGCAGGATTCGAACCTGCGACACCCAGCTCCGGAGGCTGGTGCTCTGTCCCCTGAGCTACGGGCGCCTGCACTTTGCAGAGAATATAGGCGTGCGCTTCGGTCTTCGTCCATGCATTCATCGTGAAGAGCACGCCCTGTGCAGAGGTGCCGTCGATACGCCCTGAGTCGGGGCCGCGTTCCCGAAGGCCGTGGCTTTTATGGCTGCATCGCCTGCCGTATC from Rhodothermus marinus carries:
- the porU gene encoding type IX secretion system sortase PorU, whose product is MACLLGLWLALSAAAQPVTVRSLGSTPQGDVLEVVAQWARPLAAALDSAGVTALSWKAVVAATGGAWETSETIWLPAPVTPRVEIVAADYEEVPLALGAEGASLAAWLNQPPVEVVGVGMERRRPAATLSVRLLVYDEARQMLRRYRRVQVRLRHPVAQTSVLGTGLRPSNNPHLQVTRSVLADGAIVKFPVREEGIYRIDRAALAELLALVGRSVDEIDPRQLQLYGNGGRPLPALNSAPRPADLIENPVWGVGLDDGSFDEGDALIFYAAGVQGWTYNAQRGEWEHYTHPFSNANYYFLKVGERAGRRIETIPFPNAPDAQPVAQLTGRYVVDPEDFLWSKEGIAEGKGSGLTWVSVPISPAGRLRILEGVTPPGLTAGTVTYRARVAIQSNPAAYAVFVSRGQELARASAGVVFPDPESPVARATEVTFTQALATATPLELEMTLTNPGGDPRAALEWLRVFYPMRLVATDGYLRFFTPPGQTGTFEFLLEGFAETPQVWDVTEPGTVHRLEVQATSGGYRVQVVCNDPERPRELVAFTPGAVRPLDPSGARRVPSQNLHGIDFYPDLAIVTADTFRVYAEQLAEHRRGQGLRVVVATVEQIYNEFSGGVPDMRAVRDYLKFLYDRAPDESSLLRYALLFGDGHYNYRELWQKPTLKNWVPPYETVDSYHPINSYTSDDYFGLLDDDEGLWPDYGAGAYSTERLDLGIGRLPVQTPEEAQQVIDKIFRYESPATYGPWRMRYTFVADDGPTGVAAQQNDLDLHVQNIDVVAEEVKQYFPTIDVQKIYAVSYPRVFMGIWRIPDARRDILRALEEGTLVINYSGHGSSDVLAQEEIFTRDDAAALTNRDRLAIFITATCTWGRWDMTEAQSGGEVLLLNPNGGAVAVFSAVRLVYTSADTSVLNVGLNRMLNKYLFRPEADGQMPRLGDALRRMKNTRAGLQNNNRRFNLLGDPTLRIGFPHRRVVVESINDQAPDSAQPVPMRALERVTVRGYVQDAAGQLDPGFNGVATLTVFDAERQKPLPYWRYMPTPYYLVREDLIWRGQVDVQNGRFAATFVVPKDILYSNRRGRISAYAYNAETHAAGYTEGFVVGGTAASIPDDREGPEIRLYLNDTTFVSGGLVPPNPRLIVQLYDASGINTVGAGLGHELLLIIDGDEARAQNLSSAFRSEPNSYQRGRVEWTLTDLTPGPHTLTVRAWDVLNNVSTASLDFIVSDDSRLELRNVFNYPNPTTGPTRFVFEHNQPAGTPARVQLRIYTLAGRPVRTLDGIETLPIGVLPANLVMIPWDGRDEDRDPLATGIYLYRLRVEIERPDGSRQVAEHIDRLAIIR
- the porV gene encoding type IX secretion system outer membrane channel protein PorV; this translates as MRTVQHTLRTFCALLGLGWLMGWAHAAHAQVGGAAVLFLQIEPDSRAAGMGNAGVAVADNAYALFWNPAGLAFQPEAVEVSLTHSNWLPEFNAGLYYEYLVGRFSVGKFGNMGAHVTLLNMGEHEWRDENNNPLGTFRSYDVAVGVSYGYPISERLALGVGFRYIYSNLASGIQVEGRETKAGKSFGMDLGLLYRTAPFSLGGQTKAQFSAGFNLNNMGPQIQYSDGAQKDPIPTNLRFGYAFTIDLDPYNRITFANDFTKLLIRVRSDSTGSRADPFYKAIFTAWRPIKVRTNALNEEEARYRTLSVFEQLMIGMGVEYWYNQLFALRTGFFYENPYNGNRQFLTFGAGLRYNILGVDFSYVYALKENHPLANTMRFSLLLNFKK
- a CDS encoding dicarboxylate/amino acid:cation symporter translates to MPWYRKLHWQILIGLLLGLLFGLLAAAQGWSGFVTRWVAPFGTIFINLLKLIAVPLVLASLIVGVTSLSDLKRLSRIGGKTIAIYIATTAVAITIGLVIVNVLRPGHTVPPEMRTRLQEAYEADVEARAELAEQTRQRGPLQVLVDIVPENVFSAASDNRNMLQVVFIALFAGIGLLLIPADKARPVIAFFDGVNALVIQLVELIMRIAPIGVFALLADTITSIARDNLQQVFELLAALGYYSLAVVLGLVIHTLGTYPLLLKLLARVPLKTFFSGIAPAQLVAFSTSSSGATLPVTMECAEKNLGVSEEVSSFVLPLGATINMDGTALYQAVAAVFIAQTLGLGLDLGAQLTILLTAVLASIGTAAVPSAGIVMLVIILESVGVPSAGIALILGVDRILDMCRTVTNVTGDLTVATIVAATEGQLALPVPETKSAS
- a CDS encoding 3-keto-disaccharide hydrolase → MRLLIGLLLALLPTPGLLAQDTLWTPLFNGRDLDGWEHVGEGRFVVEDGLLKTEGGMGLLWYTRRKFGNVVIRVVYRNPGGKNSGVFIRIPEPPTEPWMPVNRGYEVQIDDHGDDYHCTGVLYSLTKARARPSHPGEWNVMEITLDGPRTIVHVNGVLVTDYTEGDPVPPKKAWYEPDRGPRPLEGYIGLQNHGPDDVVYFREISVRPLRRP